A genomic region of Danio aesculapii chromosome 21, fDanAes4.1, whole genome shotgun sequence contains the following coding sequences:
- the pus1 gene encoding tRNA pseudouridine synthase A has product MLRSSCRIINNILSRHLLQSSKLKGDQTRVFCTFFNMTEDSVKAVKRAADDDDPHAETEHEDKKLKTDPEERKYPKKKVALLMAYSGKGYYGMQRNARNSQFKTIEDELVTALVGAGCIPEGHAEEMKKMSFQRSARTDKGVSAVGQVVSLKVWMIENILEKINAHLPPQIRVLGCKRVTGGFNSKNNCYARTYSYMLPTVAFSPKDYNQEDTSFRLTPETLQTVNRLFGLYKGTHNFHNFTSQKGHRDPSAMRYITHMSCGEPFIRKDAEFAVITVRGQSFMMHQIRKMIGLVIAVVKGYVDEGVMEKSWGEEKVGVPKAPGLGLVLERVHFDGYNKRFGGDGIHETLEWTKEEETIADFKEKHIYPTIVETELNEKSMVNWMTSLCIHDFEETATGNQDRKDDDEDGNASD; this is encoded by the exons ATGCTGAGGAGCTCCTGTCGGATCATTAACAATATATTATCACGACATTTACTACAGTCCTCAAAATTAAAG GGTGACCAGACTCGTGTGTTTTGCACGTTTTTCAACATGACTGAGGATTCAGTCAAAGCTGTGAAAAGAGCAGCAGATGATGATGATCCGCACGCCGAAACCGAGCATGAAGACAAGAAGCTGAAAACAGACCCGGAGGAGAGGAAGTACCCCAAGAAAAAAGTGGCCCTGCTGATGGCGTATTCGGGGAAAGGGTATTATGGGATGCAG AGAAATGCAAGAAACTCACAGTTCAAAACGATTGAGGATGAACTGGTCACTGCTCTTGTTGGAGCTGGATGTATCCCAGAAGGCCATGCAGAAGAGATGAAGAAGATGTCTTTCCAGAGGAGTGCACGAACTGATAAG GGTGTTTCCGCTGTTGGTCAAGTTGTTTCCCTGAAGGTGTGGATGATTGAGAACATCCTGGAGAAAATCAATGCTCATCTGCCACCTCAGATCAGAGTTTTAG GTTGCAAAAGAGTCACCGGTGGCTTCAATTCCAAAAACAACTGCTACGCCCGCACCTATTCCTACATGCTCCCGACTGTGGCCTTCTCCCCAAAAGACTATAACCAGGAGGACACGTCTTTTCGTCTGACCCCAGAAACTCTTCAGACGGTCAACCGGCTATTCGGCCTGTACAAAGGCACCCACAACTTCCACAATTTCACCTCACAGAAAGGTCACCGGGACCCCAGTGCCATGCGTTACATCACCCACATGTCCTGCGGAGAGCCGTTCATCAGAAAAGACGCTGAATTTGCCGTCATCACAGTGCGAGGCCAGAGCTTTATGATGCACCAGATCCGCAAGATGATCGGCCTCGTGATCGCTGTGGTTAAAGGATACGTGGATGAAGGGGTGATGGAGAAGAGCTGGGGAGAGGAGAAAGTTGGTGTTCCCAAAGCTCCAGGGCTCGGGTTGGTGCTGGAGCGTGTGCATTTTGATGGCTACAACAAACGTTTCGGTGGAGACGGCATTCACGAGACTCTGGAATGGACCAAGGAGGAAGAAACCATCGCGGATTTTAAGGAAAAGCACATTTATCCGACTATCGTGGAGACCGAGCTCAATGAGAAGTCAATGGTGAATTGGATGACGTCGCTGTGCATTCATGATTTCGAAGAGACGGCCACAGGAAATCAAGACCGCAAA GATGATGACGAAGATGGAAATGCATCTGACTGA